TTTCAATTCGTTATTATGTTTGAAGCAGTGTTTATTTTGACTGCTATCGACGCGGGTACACGCGTTTCCCGCTATTTAATTCAAGACTTTTTCGGTGAATTTTATAAGCCATTGAAGCGAGTAGACTGGCTTCCTGGGTCCATTTTTGCAAGTGCCCTAGCCTGTTTTATGTGGGGATACTTATTGTTCTCAGGAGATATTGGCTCAGTTTGGGCGCTGTTCGGCGTATCGAATCAGTTAATGGCATCCATTGGTTTAATTATTGGTGCAACCGTTATTCTTAGAATTGCAGATAAGCGCTCCTATATGCTTACTTGTCTTATTCCACTAGCCTACCTTTACGTAACGGTTAACTACGCGGGTTATTGGATGGTTAAGAATGTGTATTTAAATGAAGCTGCGGCAGGTTACAGCATATTAAATGCGACTCTTTCAATCATCATGCTTATACTCGGTCTCATTATTATGATTGCCGCGATTCAAAAATGGACGCAGCTTTGGCGCACGCCTCAGGCTGAACTAGCGGCGAAAGCAAACTTATCACAAAATATATAAAACGAACACGCTTGCTTATATAAGCAAGCGTGTTTTTGATATGGTAATAGCCGGTCAAAATAATTGCACACCAGGCATTTTTATTATTAAACTAAATATACTATACAGAAAATTTTTAAAATAGTTCGTACACTTCACATGCTTATAACCCCCACTGACTACATCTCAAAATTAACACTTTAAATTATAATAATTATAATTTAGTATTGATTTTTTATTTAAAAATGTTATTATTATTTCTAACATAATAAAAATAAGAGGTGGTTCTAAGATGACAACAAACAAGAATAACTTAACGACTAGTTGGGGATCTCCGGTTGGAGATAATCAAAATTCGATGACCGCTGGTTCACGCGGACCTACTTTAATTCAAGATGTTCACCTTTTAGAGAAATTAGCCCATTTTAACCGAGAGCGTGTTCCTGAACGCGTCGTACACGCAAAAGGCGCCGGTGCCCACGGTTATTTTGAAGTGACAAACAATGTTTCAGCCTATACAAAAGCAGCTTTCCTTTCTGAAGTAGGAAAACGAACACCTCTATTTGTTCGCTTTTCAACAGTAGCTGGTGAAAACGGCTCAGCAGATACCGTTCGCGACCCTCGCGGATTTGCTGTTAAATTTTATACAGAAGAAGGCAACTACGACTTAGTCGGAAATAATACACCTGTATTTTTCATCCGAGATGCGATTAAATTTCCCGATTTTATTCATACACAAAAACGCGATCCACGCACGCATTTGAAAAACCCGACGGCCGTGTGGGATTTCTGGTCTTTATCTCCTGAATCTTTGCATCAAGTTTCTATTTTAATGTCTGATCGCGGTATCCCGGCAACGTTACGCCATATGCATGGATTTGGCAGCCATACATTTAAATGGGTTAATGCCGAAGGAGATGGCGTTTGGGTAAAATATCACTTTAAAACAGAGCAAGGCGTGAAAAATCTGTCTCCAGACGTAGCCGCAAAGCTAGCTGGTGAAAATCCAGATTATCATACTGAAGATCTATTTAATGCCATTGAAAAAGGCGATTTCCCTTCATGGAAGCTGTACGTTCAAATTATGCCATTAGAAGACGCTGATACGTACCGCTTTGATCCGTTTGACGTAACAAAGGTTTGGTCACAAAAAGACTATCCGTTAATTGAAGTAGGTCGCATGGTCTTGGACCGAAATCCAGAAAATTATTTTGCCGAAGTGGAGCAAGCTACATTCTCACCTGGAACGCTTGTACCGGGAATTGACGTATCACCTGATAAAATGCTGCAAGGTCGACTATTCGCATACAGCGATGCACATCGCTACCGCGTGGGTGCTAACCATCAAGCGCTACCTATTAACCGTCCGCGCAATGAAGTAAATAACTATCAGCGTGATGGTCAAATGCGCTTTGACGATAACGGCGGCCGTTCTGTTTACTATGAGCCAAACAGCTTTGGCGGTCCGACAGAATCTCATGAAAACAAACAAGCGGCATACCCTGTTTCAGGCGTTGCCGATAGTGTTGCATATGATCATAACGACCATTACACGCAAGCAGGTGACTTATACCGCCTTCTAAGCGAAGACGAGCGTACACGACTAGTTGCAAACATCGTTGAAGCTATGAAGCCTGTAGAAAAAGAAGAGATTAAACTGCGTCAAATTCAGCACTTCTACAAAGCGGATCCAGAGTATGGAACACGCGTTGCAGACGGTTTAGGATTGTCTGTTCCGCAGCAAGTAAAATAAAGATATCAGTTTTCCTAATGAGAAAATAAAGGTGTTTTTCTCATTTTAGATTTTCGTTTATTCTCAATTAGTTTAACATTTTATCACTAAATAAGTATCCATATTTTATGGATACTTATTTAAATTCTTGTAAAAAGAGGAAGGGATGAAGAAATGATTGGACAAGAAATAAGATGTAATCAGTGTCATAGAGAAATAAAAGTACTAAAGCACAGTACACTTTGCGGTTGCGGAATAAAATTACGAACGCTAAAAAAAGAGAAGCAACCAGCATAATGAGGTTGCTTCTCTTTTTTACTAGATATGCTGTTTATATTCACTCACATTAAAGAGTAATCGTTACTTTAAATAAATCTCCGTCAATTTCAATATTCAATTCTCCTCCGTGCAAATCAATAATTGACTTAGCAATAGCTAAACCAAGTCCAGAGCCATCGGTTTGTCTTGAGGCGTCCCCTCTTTTAAATCGTTCAAACAGCTCATTGTTTACAACTAAAACTACATATTCGTCCATTGCTTTCTCAGTCTCCTTTCAAAAGTATGTCATGGGTCATTTCGTCTATGGGTTTTATTGTAAACTGCATTTTTTAAGAAAAAAGAAGAGAAAATTTTAAGATTTTCTTAAGCGACATATATTGAAAAAGGTTTAAGGAATAGGGATAACAGGAACGTTAAAAGAAAAAATATAATCAATTCCTCATTTGATTCTAAAGAACTATCCGTGAGCGATTATATCTTTTTATTTAAAAGGAGGATGATTTAACTTGGAACGGAATCATACAATTATGCAATTTTTCGAATGGCATGTGCCAGCTGATGGCGAGCATTGGAAACGCCTCAAAGAGCTCGCTCCTCAACTAAAAGAACAAGGAATTGATTCCGTGTGGATTCCCCCGGTTACAAAAGGTGTTTCATCAGAGGATAATGGCTACGGCGTTTACGACTTATATGATCTTGGCGAGTTTGATCAAAAAGGAACCGTTCGTACAAAGTATGGAACCAAGCAAGAGCTCCATGAAGCAATTGATGCCTGTCATAATCACGGAATTAATGTCTATGTTGATATTGTGATGAATCATAAAGCTGCAGCGGATGAAAAAGAAACCTTCCACGTCATTGAAGTAGACCCCATGAACCGAACAGAAGAGATTTCTGAACCCTTTGAAATTGAAGGGTGGACAAAGTTTACATTTGAAGGGCGCGGCGATCAATATTCTTCTTTCAAATGGAACTTTAATCATTTTAATGGCACTGATTACGATGATAAAAACGGAAAAGAAGGTGTGTTTCGTATTGCCGGGGAAAACAAAAGCTGGAACGAAAATGTTGATCAAGAGTTTGGCAACTACGATTATTTAATGTTTGCGAATATTGATTACGATCACCCTGAAGTTCGAGAAGAAATGATCAAATGGGGAAAATGGTTAGCAGACACCCTGCAGTGCGACGGTTACCGATTAGACGCCATTAAACATATTAACCATGATTTTATTAAAGAGTTTGCTCACGAATTGTCCTCTTCTCAAGAAAAGCCATTTTATTTTGTAGGAGAGTTTTGGAATCCAGAATTAACAGCCTGTCAGGAATTTTTAGACGTTATTGATTATCAAATTGATTTGTTTGACGTATCGCTGCATTACAAACTGCATGAAGCCTCTCAGCAAGGAAGAGATTTTGATTTAACCACAATTTTTGATGATACATTGGTTAAGACTCATCCGTTGAATGTTGTCACATTTGTAGATAACCATGACTCTCAGCCAAATGAATCTTTAGAATCTTGGGTAGAAGATTGGTTCAAACAAAGTGCTTACGCTCTAATTTTACTTCGTGAAGACGGCTATCCTTGTGTATTTTACGGAGACTATTTTGGGATAGGCGGAGAGCATCCAATTGAGGGAAAAGAAAAAGATATTTCTGCTCTCTTGCACGTACGCTATGACAAAGCATACGGACAGCAAGACGATTATTTTGATCACCCGAATACCATTGGATGGGTAAGGCATGGTGTAGAGGAATTTGAGAAGTCTGGATGCGCTGTGGTGATGTCAAACGGCGAAGACGGCGAAAAGAGAATGTTCGTCGGCGAACACCGAAGCGGACAAACGTGGATCGACTTCACAAAGAACCGAGAAGACCAAGTTGTGATCGAAGAAGACGGCTACGGACACTTCCCTGTAAATGGCGGCTCTGTATCCGTTTGGGCTGAAGCATAAAAAAACAGTGGCCTGCGCCACTGTTTTTTTACCATAGACCTAGCAGTTTCCACCACAAGCCGCCAATTCCAATCCAAATGATAATATGAATAATTGAAATTAAAAAGCCGAGCGACCACCATTTTTGCTGCGTTACATATCCACTACCGAAGAACACCGGTGCCGGTCCACTGCCGTAGTGAGTTAAACAGCCAAATAAATTGCTAAAGAACGCTAAAATTAATGCTGACAGTAACGGAGGCGCACCAGCGGCCACGATGACAGATAAAAATGCTGCGTACATAGCGCTGACGTGAGCCGTGTTACTCGCAAAAAAGTAGTGAGAATAAAAATATGCAATAGCTAGTACAATCAACGCCGTCATCCAAGACATATGACTAACAGTGCCTTTCATCAGATCACTGAACCAAGGAATCATGCCTAGATCATTTAAGAAAGTTGCCATCATAACCAAAACAGCAAACCAGACTAATGTATCCCATGCTCCCTGTTCTTTTTTGATGTCCGACCAGCTTAACACTTGCGTTAAAAGCAGCGCACATAGACCAATAAAAGCAGTTGTTGTTGCATTAATATTTAAATTAGCGCCAAAAATCCACAGCACAAGAAGAAGTAAAAATACGCCAATCATGTACCATTCTTCTTTCTTTAGCGGACCCATTTCATTTAGTTTTTTTGCTGCAATTTCAGATGCTTCCGGCGTTTCTTTTAATTCTGGCGGATACAGCTTATAAATAACGAGCGGAATAACAATTAAACTAATAATTCCAGGTACGATTGCAGCCGCTGCCCATCCAACCCATGAAATAGTCTTTCCTGTAATTTGTTCCGTCATTTTAACAGCAAGAGGATTGGCCGCCATTGCCGTTACGAACATAGCCGATGTAATCATATCTCCTTGAAACGATACTTTTGTTAAGAAAGCACCGACTCTGCGCTCCGTACCGTCTCCAGTTCTCGATCCGTATGTTTCAGATAAAGAACGAATGATTGGAAGAATAATTCCTCCAGCTCGTGCTGTATTAGACGGCATTGCAGGTGATAAAAGTAAATCACTTACGATAAGAGAATACGATAGTCCCAACGTCTTTTTACCGAACAAACGAACAAAGATATAGGCAACCCTTGTTCCTAGACCAGTCTTAATAAAACCTCTAGAAATAAAGAATGCAATAACGATCAACCAAATCGTCGTATTTTGAAAACCGCTGAGCGATTGTTCAAGTGTTAATGTATTAGTTAATACAATAATGGTTAAAGATAAAATAGCTACACTGCCTAATGGCAATGGTTTAATGATAAGACCTACGATAGTAGCCACAAAAATAGCGAATAAGTGCCAAGCCTTCACATCAAGTCCGGACGGAGGTGTAATAAACCATAAAACAAGTCCGATTGCCAGACAAATTAATAAAGGAATAAACTTCACTTCGCCGGCAGGCTTTTTAGTTGTTTCAGCCATAATCTTTCTCCTTTCATGTTTTTAAATAATAATAGTAGTATGCTCTTTCCCCTTCGTACCCAATACTTGTCCCATTTAAAATAAAATAATTGTAAAAATACGTTTCATAAGGATGATATTGTAAATTTGTGAAGTGTTGAGCATAATTCCTTTATTATTTTATCATACATATTGACAATTTTTATCTTTCACCTTCATTTTATTCCCTTCAAAATAGCTTGTAAGCGTTATTTCATCAAAATAAATAAGCTGCATGAGTTCATCATGCAGCCTTGCATTTAACGATTTACTTTTTGAATAAACACGACTTTGAGATAATCACCTGACTTAAATTCTTTTATTGTTTTAAAATCAGCTGGAAGAGAGAACTGCTCCATCATTTTGTAACGTTCCCCTTTTTCATTAAAAGCTTTTTCAATAAACGAATGAAATCTTTTCATATCAAAATTACTTGCATTCGTCGAAGCTACAATGACACCATTTGGCTTTGTAAGAGCAATGGCTTCTTTTAATAAATCTTTGTAGTCTTTTGCCGCGCTGAACGTATGCTTTTTCGATTTAGCAAAGCTCGGCGGATCTAGCACCACAAGATCGAACGTCATATTCTTCTTAACCGCATATTTAAAATACTTAAAAACATCTTCCACAATAATGTCCTGTGCTTCGTGATCAATTCCATTTACACTAAATTGCTCAATTGTTTTTGCCAAGCTGCGATTGGCCAAGTCGACACTTGTTGTTTTCGTAGCTCCTCCAAGAGCGGCCGCCACTGAAAATGCGCCTGTATACGAAAACATGTTTAAAACGGTCTTTCCTTTTGCATATTTATCTCGAATCGTTTTACGGACGTCTCGCTGATCTAAAAAGACCCCAACCATCGCTCCGTCATTTAAATAAACGGCAAAACGAATACCATTTTCTTTTACAATTAAAGGGAATTCACCTTTATTTCCTGTGACAAAATCATCTTCTTCAATATACTGCCCTTTTACGTTGAAACGTTTTTTCTGGTACAGCCCTTTAAAGTTAGGCGCAGATTTTAAAGCTTCAATAACGTATTCTTTAAATTGATAAATTCCTTCACTATACCAGCTCGTGACGTAATATCCGTCATAATAATCAATGATTAAGCCGCCAATTCCGTCACCTTCACTATTAAATACACGAAAAGCAGTTGTATCTTCAGACGCATAAAAATCGTGACGAGAGGTAATAGCTCGCTGAATTTTTCGCACAAAAAACGCCGCGTCAATTTGTTCACTTTTCTTCTTCGTCAGAATCCATCCGTAGCCTTTGTTTTGTTTTCCATAATAGCCTTTGGCTAAGAATTGATTCTTTGGAGTGACTAAGTTAATAATAACGCCTTCTTCTTGCAGTTTATGACCATCAACAAGCGCATCTTTTTCAATGAGTGGATAACCTTTATTCACTTTTTTAATAAAAGCTTCTTTGGCTATAACTTGTACTTCTTTTCTCATGTGTACACCCTATCTATTTAATTTAGTTCATTCTAGTTTTATCCATTTTACGAGAATAATCTACATTTATCTTAACATAGATAAACGGTAATGTTTCCAGTTACAAAATAGAAAAGCAGAGGATGCCTTGAAGCACCCTCTGCTTGATATGAATGAAAAATGAAATGTATGTTTTATGTTTTAAGATAAAAAATTATGAGCACTCTTGTCCAGTATATGCATCGAACTTAAGCGTCTGCTGCTTGCTTCCGCTCACTAAAGTCACCACGTATACAGTTATTGAGTTTTCTGTTATAAGCTCAATATGCTCTACTTTTCCTTCTTGATGTTTTAAAGCAAGAACTTTTACAGCGGTCTCCGTTAACGGCTGAAGCTTATCATGTTTTACATGTGTGATTTCACCCGAAACCGCATCGATTGTAATGGTGTATTCCGTATTATCTTTGATTATTTTTACTGTGAAAATCGCTGCGTTTTGATCATATTCTACCATTCTCACCTTACCTGCATATGTAGCCAATGCAAAATCTTTTGCATCTTGTCTCGTTAATAGCTTCACTTCTTGCTGAGAAGTATTAACTACTTTTCCTGTTAAAGCATCTAACGTTACCGTATATTGAGTGCTATCTTTAAGAATCACTGCGACATACTGACTAGCGGATTCTTTAAACTCTAGACTATATACGTAACCACTATATTGTTTAACAATTGTTTCTTTTATTTTTTGCTCTGATATTAGCTGCGGCTCTTTTTTATTCTCATGAATGACTTTCCCCGTTAGACCATCCACGGTTAGCGTATATTCTACTTTGCCATCTACTACAGTTAACGTATATTCATGCATTTCTTTGTTAAATGTAATAGATTGAATCGCTCCTGTATACTGCTTAGAAATGGATTCTTTCACTTGATTTTGTGTCCATAACTTCACTTCTTGCTTCTTCACTACTTTTCCAGTGCTTGCGCTTACTTCTACGATTCTTTGCTCAAGGTTATTCGTTACAATTGTAATCACATACACACTTGATTCCTGCTTAAATTCCGTAGATGTGACCGTCCCTTTACAATCTTGCAGAGCAATACCATTTGCTTGAGCTTGCGAGATACTCACATGTTCAGTTGTCTCTGCTTTCGCTGTCTGCATTTCTGCAGCGTGACTCGTTGTAATAGAGCTAAATGCAACTGCAGCTCCTAAAGCAGATGTAGACAATACTTTTACCCATTTAATCATCTTTACATTTCCTCCTCTTTCACCATTAGACTTTCCGTCTATGGCGTTTTATCTAGTACGCCGTTCATTATGCAAAAGATTTCTGAGAATAAGACGAATAGAAGCTTAAAGTTAGCTGAAGATATAAGAATAGCTACTATTTTTCAGCTTGCTTTCAGCTATTATTCAGGGCTGTTTCAGATAAAAAAGCATAATAGAAAGTAGAGGAGCAAAGGAGTTTTCACCATGATGGATCAACTAAAAGGAATTAAAGTCTTACTTATAGATGACGAACCAACTATTTTACAGTTTTTATCTTTAGGGTTAACGAATGAAGGATTTGATATCAAAGCTGCCCAAGACGGAATGGAAGGCATTAATATAGCCAAAGAATTCAAGCCTCATATCGCTATTGTAGATGTTATGCTTCCGGGAATGGATGGATTTGAAGTATGCCGCTTGTTAAAGAAAATGGGGAATATAGCTGTCATCATGCTAACAGCAAAAGATCAAGTGGACGATCGAGTAAAGGGGCTGACTATTGGAGCAGATGATTATATGGTCAAACCCTTCAGTTTTGAAGAACTTCTTGCGCGCATTCAAGCTAGAATCCGCAATCAATTTCCCAACTTATTAGACGAAGTATCCATCGGTCCATTTAAAATTGATGACCGCCGCAAAGAAATTAAATACCTTAATCACATACTTGATTTATCCCCTACTGAATATGCACTCTTAAAATTCTTAGTTATTAATCACGGTCTCGTACTAAGTAAATCCACCATTTTAGATCGAGTGTGGGGATATGATTTTGGAGGAGAAGAAAACATTGTTGAAGTATACATTCGATCACTGAGAGAAAAATTACAGGACCATAGCCGAACCGTTATTCGAACGCTTCGCGGTGTAGGGTACCGGATTGATATTTCATGAAGCACAAACGTTTCTTTCATTTGAACTCTCTTCGCCTTCAGCTTTTATCTAGAAGTTTACTCGTTATTTTGAGTTTACTGATGCTGATAGGCGTTTTTCAATACGTATTTATGAAGCAATTTATTTATACAAATAAAATTAGAAGCATCGAAGACCAAATTCACTTGATTCCCGATGATGTCTGGAAGCACGATATTGAAACAAGCCAGAACGTAAAACAATCATCAAGACCAATGGTTTATTTCCCGGGCGTTAATATTACCTTTATCAATCAAAAAAGCACCTTTTTACGGCTGGCTAAGGATCCACATCATTCTTACTTCCCTAAGCTTTCTGCATCTGCATACAAACAAGTAATGAAAAACAGCAACCAGCCGGACAACACGACGAGCCTCATAAAAAAAATGGATGGTCATCAAGAGCAAGTCATTGTTTTAAAACCCATTATCTTTGATGGAGAAATACAGGGAGTTATTCAAATTAATACTCCCACAGAATCATTAAGAGACCTCTTAATCAGACAAATGCTCATCTTTTTAATGCTTTCACTTACCGCAATGACCATTGCTTTTTTTGTTTTTTCTTCTGTTTTAAAACAGACGTTAGTCCCTTTGTTTACTACTACTAAAAAAGTAGAGCATATTAATGCCGGAAGCTTACATGACCGCTTGCCTGTTAATCAAGGACAAATCGAAATGGATCGCCTTTCTCTTTCTATTAATGAAATGCTTGAACGTCTTGAAAAAGCATTTAAAGCAGAAACAGAGGCCAAAGAACAAATGCGGCGTTTTGTTGCGGATGCTTCGCATGAACTGCGAACGCCGCTTACATCTATTCACGGCTTTTTAGAAGTTTTATTAAGAGGGGCTAGCAGTAATCCAGAACAATTAAACGACGCATTAAAAAGCATGTATGGAGAGTCCAAAAGGCTGCACAAACTTATTCAGGATCTTCTGCTTCTTGCTCAGCTTGATCAACTTCCACCGTTTCAAAAAGAATACTGTTTTGTAGATGAGTTGATTTTAGATATGAAACCTCAACTCATACTATTGGCGGGGAACAGAAAGGTTTTATTCGACTTTCCAAGCCGTTTACCATCAGACATTAACAAAGATCAATTTAAACAAGTTGTTTTAAACTTATTTTCCAACGCCGTACAGCATACAAATCCAACTACAGGAGTTATTCAAGTGATAGGAAAAATAAATGAGAAAGAACTTTCGTTAATAATACAAGATAACGGTCATGGTATTCCTCAAGAACACCTTCCTCATTTATTTGAGCGATTTTACAAAGCTGATGCTTCACGCTCTCGGGCATATGGAGGAGCGGGCTTAGGCTTGGCCATTAGCGCATCTATTATAGAGCTGCACGGGGGGAAAATACGTGTAGAGAGCAAATTGAATGCAGGAACTGCTTTTGAAATCCTATTGCCCTTGACGTAAAAAAGACGATTGCCGTGAAGCAATCGTCTTTTTTATCAAATCAGCACACTTTTCCTGTTTGAGAACTGATTTTTACAGTATGTTGTACGTTGTCTGTTCCTTTAATGACAAACGTGTACGCTTGTTCACTGAATGAAACAGATTGAACCGTTCCTTTGTGCTGTTGAAGAGCAGCTTGTTTAGCTTGTTCTTGCGTAAACTTTACCGCTTCGACTTTGATTACTTTTCCTGTTTCAGCGTTTATTTTCACATGGTGATCTTTGTTATCTTTTCCGTGAATTAAAAATGTGTATACATCATTTACATATGAACTCGATTGAATCGTTCCACTGCAATTTTTTAATGCAATTGATTGAACCTGTGCTTTTGTAAATGCAGCGCTTTGAATTTGAATCACTTTTCCACTTTGTGCATTGACTCTTACGTGGTGGTCACGGCTATCGTTTCCATGAATTAAGAACGTATACACTCCATCGTTGAAGCCTACCGACTTAACCGTTCCTCCACAGTTTTTCACCGCTACTGCTTGTGCCTCACTTTGAGAAAAAGATAGTTTTTCAACCTTTACCACTTTTCCGCTGTGTGCATTTACTTTCACATGATGGTCTTGATTATCTTTTCCGTGAATTAAAAACGTATAGGCGTTATTTTCAAAAGAAACCGATTGAACCGTTCCTCCGCAGTTCTTTAAGGCAATTGTTTTTGCTTGAGCTTGTGTATATGTGGCCGCTTCGGTATGAGCTGACGCTTTTATTGAAGTAATGTGCTGGCCGTCTGAAGCAAATGCACTTGTCATTGAACCAAGAGCGATAGCTGTTCCAATTGTGGCACCTCCCACGGCTTTTGCTACTACTGCTTTTCCTGCTAATACTTTTCCAATCATGATTATACCTCCGCGTAATTTCCAATGTATTTACAGCACAAGCTAAAGGTTTTAGCAGCGGTCATTTATCAAAATAGCGCCATTGGAGTAACGTTTTTTTCTGCTAAAATACCTTTCACTTTTGCTGTACGAGCCAAAGCGCTTCTTGTCCTCTTTAGCTATGTGTTTATTTTAAGAGCGGAACATGAATTCACTATGAAGCCCAGCTGAATGCTATCTGAACAAATTCTGAAAGATAGCTGAATAACTTCTAGTTAAACTTGTCATCTAAATGTTCAACGTTCTTAACAACAGCTCAACAAATCCAATGCTTCTCTTCATATTTCCTCAACAATCAAATGATTTAATAAATGTATGAATACGATTTGGAGGTTATCAACCATGAAAAAACGAGTATCTCTTGGACTATCTCTCACTCTCTTAGCTTCTAGCGCCGCTTCTGCTTTTGCAGCAGAGCATCATCCAGTTCAACATCCAAAACAAATCAAAAGCGTCGAGTTTCAGCCAATGAAAGCACCTACTACGATTGAGAATATGATTAAAACGTATACAGAGGCCTCTGTAAAAGTAACGTATAAAGATGGAAGTGTGGAAGAAACGCCGCTTAACTATAACCAACTCTTTCTTTCAAAAGATAAAATTGTCGATAATAAAGGAGAATTAATCGCCGCAGGTACACCAATCGATGCAAACGGGGATCCAATTATTGACCGAAGCATTCCTGATCAGCCATCACCGTATGTATCAGACGCGCCGGA
The genomic region above belongs to Priestia megaterium and contains:
- a CDS encoding PepSY domain-containing protein; protein product: MIGKVLAGKAVVAKAVGGATIGTAIALGSMTSAFASDGQHITSIKASAHTEAATYTQAQAKTIALKNCGGTVQSVSFENNAYTFLIHGKDNQDHHVKVNAHSGKVVKVEKLSFSQSEAQAVAVKNCGGTVKSVGFNDGVYTFLIHGNDSRDHHVRVNAQSGKVIQIQSAAFTKAQVQSIALKNCSGTIQSSSYVNDVYTFLIHGKDNKDHHVKINAETGKVIKVEAVKFTQEQAKQAALQQHKGTVQSVSFSEQAYTFVIKGTDNVQHTVKISSQTGKVC